From one Triticum aestivum cultivar Chinese Spring chromosome 4B, IWGSC CS RefSeq v2.1, whole genome shotgun sequence genomic stretch:
- the LOC123094023 gene encoding uncharacterized protein — MGVHAAPFPFPPHPRRDPEDDDDDILLGGGGDRWAAAAMAAEADAEQSPTPPPMSSCGCYILHRVCRFDTLAGVAIKYGVEVADVKRVNGLTADLQMFAHKTLRIPLPGRHPPAQHSPPSSSPAAAAAAREWTTRRPPKNAAALDPFQKPPRGTVSPSMNLLQGYYGLAPPPKRDLTDQAAEMATAVRGQHRKARSVSTTGFPGVNGDAGWETDDAEKQIRRRQKADLELTAMREDSGGALLPRTGEGLALRPKSGSRPDMNSSQQDLVAAGLVPSYGDGLLAVRKSSSTPEFQDSDNNNNIASVWLRSKWNLKPDAFAVPLQILLLDSLPKPLFDSLPKPIAAWRNKAARD; from the exons ATGGGCGTCCACGCGGCGCCCTTCCCCTTCCCCCCCCATCCCCGCCGGgacccggaggacgacgacgacgacatcctcctcggcggaggcggcgaccgctGGGCCGCCGCCGCGATGGCGGCAGAGGCGGACGCGGAGCAGTCCCCCACGCCGCCGCCCATGTCTTCCTGCGGCTGCTACATCCTGCACCGCGTCTGCCGCTTCGACACGCTCGCCGGCGTCGCCATCAAGTACGGCGTCGAG GTGGCCGACGTGAAGCGGGTGAACGGCCTCACCGCCGACCTGCAGATGTTCGCGCACAAGACGCTGCGGATCCCGCTCCCCGGCCGCCACCCGCCCGCCCAACattcccctccctcctcctccccggccgccgccgccgccgccag GGAATGGACTACGCGCCGGCCTCCCAAAAATGCCGCTGCCCTGGACCCGTTCCAGAAGCCGCCGCGCGGCACGGTTTCGCCGTCCATGAACCTCTTGCAGGGGTACTACGGCCTCGCGCCGCCTCCCAAGCGGGACCTGACAGACCAAGCCGCTGAAATGGCGACGGCTGTCAGAG GCCAGCATAGGAAGGCGAGGAGCGTATCGACCACCGGCTTCCCTGGCGTGAACGGGGATGCCGGCTGGGAGACCGATGACGCCGAAAAGCAGATAAGGCGGCGGCAGAAGGCCGACCTCGAGCTGACAGCGATGAGGGAGGACAGTGGCGGTGCCCTGTTGCCGAGGACCGGGGAAGGCTTGGCGCTGAGGCCGAAGTCGGGAAGTCGGCCAGACATGAACAGCAGCCAGCAGGATCTCGTCGCGGCAGGGCTGGTGCCTTCGTACGGCGATGGCCTGCTCGCCGTCAGGAAGTCGTCCAGCACCCCTGAGTTCCAGGACtcagacaacaacaacaacatcgcttCGGTGTGGCTGAGGAGCAAGTGGAACCTGAAACCAGACGCCTTCGCCGTGCCTCTCCAGATCCTGCTCCTGGACAGCCTTCCGAAGCCGCTCTTCGACAGCCTCCCCAAGCCCATTGCTGCATGGAGGAACAAGGCAGCCCGGGATTAA